A window from Exiguobacterium marinum DSM 16307 encodes these proteins:
- a CDS encoding deoxynucleoside kinase: MFITVEGPIGVGKTSLAHIISQHFSMQMLNEIVEENPFLGKFYEDIEEWSFQTEMFFLCNRFKQLDDIHKHHLSQQQSVVSDYHIFKNLIFAHRSLKPAHLNKYEQIYKILTHDMPKPDVVIYLHASIETLMKRVALRGREVEENMSRDYLEQLAHDYETFVESYRAAHPEVKILSFSGDELDFVHNPDDLTHVLKTIERELELTKGAHTK; the protein is encoded by the coding sequence ATGTTTATAACGGTAGAAGGACCGATTGGTGTCGGGAAAACATCACTGGCCCATATCATCAGTCAGCATTTCTCGATGCAGATGCTGAATGAAATTGTAGAAGAAAACCCATTTCTCGGCAAGTTTTATGAAGATATCGAAGAATGGAGTTTCCAAACGGAAATGTTCTTCTTATGCAATCGATTCAAGCAGTTGGATGATATTCACAAACACCACTTGAGTCAGCAGCAATCCGTCGTTTCGGACTATCATATTTTCAAAAACTTGATTTTTGCTCATCGTTCGCTGAAACCAGCGCATTTGAATAAGTACGAGCAGATTTATAAGATTTTGACACATGATATGCCGAAACCTGATGTCGTCATTTACCTACACGCCAGCATTGAGACACTCATGAAACGCGTCGCTTTGCGCGGACGTGAAGTAGAAGAAAATATGTCTCGCGACTATCTTGAACAACTTGCTCACGACTATGAGACGTTCGTTGAATCGTATCGCGCGGCCCATCCAGAAGTGAAAATCCTCTCGTTCAGTGGGGATGAACTCGACTTTGTACACAATCCGGACGATTTGACTCATGTCCTGAAAACGATTGAGCGTGAACTAGAATTAACTAAAGGAGCCCATACAAAATGA
- the tadA gene encoding tRNA adenosine(34) deaminase TadA — MERDERFMQLAIEEAKKAEAIGEVPIGCVIVKGDQVIAAGHNRRETDRLASAHAEMIAIETANETLRNWRLEDCELYVTLEPCPMCSGAIVLSRIKRVIFGAYDPKGGCCGTLMNLVQDDRFNHQAEVTGNVLAEECGQLLTDFFRALRERKKQERLDQRGCNPID, encoded by the coding sequence ATGGAACGTGATGAGCGATTTATGCAGTTGGCCATCGAAGAAGCAAAGAAAGCAGAAGCCATTGGCGAGGTGCCGATTGGTTGTGTGATCGTGAAGGGAGACCAGGTGATTGCGGCCGGGCACAACCGTCGTGAGACAGATCGATTGGCTTCGGCACACGCCGAGATGATTGCAATCGAAACGGCAAACGAAACGTTAAGGAATTGGCGATTAGAAGATTGCGAGTTATATGTTACCCTTGAGCCATGTCCGATGTGTTCGGGAGCCATCGTATTATCCCGAATCAAGCGTGTCATCTTCGGGGCCTATGACCCAAAAGGCGGATGCTGTGGAACGTTAATGAATTTAGTACAGGATGACCGATTTAATCATCAAGCTGAAGTAACGGGAAATGTTTTAGCAGAAGAATGTGGCCAACTCCTCACAGATTTCTTCCGAGCGCTTCGAGAGAGGAAGAAACAAGAACGACTCGATCAGAGAGGTTGCAACCCAATCGATTAA